A genomic segment from Malus domestica chromosome 05, GDT2T_hap1 encodes:
- the LOC103427409 gene encoding putative GDP-L-fucose synthase 2, producing the protein MSGANNDATSPSFLSDKSAKIFVAGHRGLVGSAIVRKLLALGFTNLVLRTHAELDLTRQADVESFFAAEKPRFVILAAAKVGGIHANNTYPADFIAVNLQIQTNVIDAAYRFGVKKLLFLGSSCIYPKFAPQPIPENALLTGPLEPTNEWYAIAKIAGIKMCQAYRIQYNWDAISGMPTNLYGPHDNFHPENSHVLPALMRRFHEAKVKGAEEVVVWGTGSPLREFLHVDDLADGVVFMMESYSGLEHVNVGSGKEVTIKELAELVKEVVGFGGRLVWDSTKPDGTPRKLMDSSKLAGLGWTPKISLKDGLVDTYSWYLENVKQ; encoded by the exons ATGAGTGGCGCCAATAacg ATGCCACTTCGCCTTCCTTCCTCTCCGACAAATCGGCCAAGATCTTCGTAGCCGGCCACCGCGGCCTCGTCGGCTCCGCCATCGTCCGCAAGCTCCTAGCCCTAGGCTTCACCAACCTCGTCCTCCGCACCCACGCCGAGCTCGACCTCACCCGCCAAGCCGACGTCGAGTCCTTCTTCGCCGCCGAGAAACCCCGATTCGTGATCCTCGCCGCCGCTAAAGTCGGCGGCATTCACGCCAACAACACCTACCCGGCGGATTTCATCGCCGTCAATCTCCAGATCCAGACCAACGTCATCGACGCCGCCTACCGATTCGGAGTCAAGAAGCTCTTGTTCCTCGGCTCCTCCTGCATTTACCCCAAATTCGCTCCTCAGCCCATCCCGGAGAACGCATTGCTGACGGGCCCGCTCGAGCCCACGAACGAGTGGTACGCCATTGCCAAGATCGCCGGGATCAAGATGTGCCAGGCGTATCGGATTCAGTACAATTGGGATGCAATTTCTGGGATGCCCACCAATTTGTACGGGCCGCATGATAACTTTCACCCCGAAAATTCGCACGTTTTGCCGGCACTGATGAGGCGGTTTCATGAGGCAAAGGTGAAGGGTGCGGAGGAGGTGGTGGTGTGGGGGACCGGAAGCCCCTTGAGGGAGTTTTTGCATGTCGATGATTTGGCGGATGGGGTGGTGTTCATGATGGAGAGTTACAGTGGGTTGGAGCATGTCAATGTGGGGAGTGGCAAGGAAGTGACTATCAAGGAGTTGGCTGAGCTTGTCAAGGAGGTTGTTGGGTTCGGGGGACGACTTGTCTGGGACTCTACTAAGCCGGATGGAACTCCGAGGAAGCTCATGGATAGCTCAAAGCTCGCAGGCTTGGGATGGACACCGAAGATCTCGCTGAAAGATGGGCTTGTTGATACTTATAGCTGGTACTTGGAGAATGTCAAGCAGTGA